The genomic region TGCAAGATcgcatgtttatatataattgttTTGTCCAAATGTCCACCTTTgagagaacaaaaacagaaagcaaGCTGAACAATTAACAGCCGCCGAAATAGACGCCCTCCCTTCACACAGCAGTCTTATACAGCGGAGCGCCCGCCCACAGCGCTCCGCACTTCATTTAAAAGCTGGTGCGCTCATTTTTCCGGGAGCGTGTGAAGCCGCGGACAGCGGAGGAGGCAGCGGCGTGAGACCTGGCGGACCTGCTTCGCTGACCGGCCATTTCAAGTTACGACGGTCAGTGGAGACGCGAAGAGACCAAAAGCCATGTGAAAGATAGAAGTTATTTTATGCTGTCATGTGCGTCGGCTTTAATTACGATTGCCCGAAACTGGAGGACTGCACGAAAGTCAGAAGCGTGCTTGGAACAAGTCCATACTTAGCTTTTCTGATCGTTGGAAACTGACCCAAGGCTggtgagtattttttttttaagttttatggTGAGGAGTGGTGGACAAGGAAGTATTTCATTCCATGTTAGTTTAACAAGTATGTAACGTGTATGATTCATTTATCTATGTATAATTTTCAGCTTTCCTATAAGAAAAAACTGCCGAGACATCTTCTTCAGGTGTGGACCGTGTGAGGTAGGTCACAGTAACAGTAATGATCATCTACTAAATGGCTACATTTTACGCGATGGTAGCATTTTAATGTCAAAATTATTTGCCTATTCTAGTATTTTCAAAGTTCCTTTCCCTGCAGATGTTCATGTACTTTTTGGGTTACTGTCTCTTTGCAGGAGCGCTCCATTAAATGTGACTGATCAGTCTCTTGGACATTCCCCAATCCCCCACGCCCCTTCGCAAGATGCTGGAGAACAAGACGTGCGAGAACATTACGGAGATCAACCCAGAGGGGACCCCGGTGGTGAGCACGCTGATGTTCGTGGGGGGCGTGGTGGGCAACCTGCTGGCCCTGGGAATCCTGTGCTGGCACCAGCACAAACACCGTGCCAAGACCTCGGTCTTCTGGATCCTGGTGACGGGGCTGGCCGTCACTGATCTGCTGGGGACCTGCTTCCTCAGTCCATTGGTGTTCGCTTGCTACAAGCAGCAGACCTCCCTTCTCGGCCTGACGGGCAACCCCGGACTCTGCCACTTCTTCGGCTTCGTCATGACCTTCTTCATCCTGGCCTCCATGCTCATCCTCTGTGCCATGGCTGTTGAGCGCTGCCTGGCCATCAGCCACCCCTATTTCTACTCGAAGCGCGTCCATCGGAGCTTTGCCAAGGTGGTCCTGCCGCTCATCTACCTCTTCACCTTCGCCTTCTGCTCGTTGCCCTTCCTAGGCTACGGCCAATATAAACAGTTCTGCCCCGGCACGTGGTGCTTCATCAAGATGGAGGCCGGTACCAACGGGGAGGACGAGGGCTACGTCTTGGCCTTCTCGCTGTCCTACGCCTCCCTCATGGCGCTCTTGATCGTCGTGGTCTTCGTCTGCAACGGCTCGGTCATCATGAGCCTCTGCCGCATGCacaggaaccagatgtcacgcCGAGGCTCCGTGGTGTCCACGGGACGCAAGAAGAAGATGACGGACTGGTACAGAGAAGGCGAGGAGGAAGTGGACCACCTGGTACTCCTGGCCTCCATGACTGTCATCTTCGTCATCTGTTCTCTGCCCCTTACCGTGAGTGCTTGACCTTTTCTCGCATACCCCCCCTGCCGGTCTCACATCCCACTGTTTATACACGTGCAACTCAAGACGGTTTCCAGCTCCTTGAGACTGACTTGAAAGTGGCCAGATAGTTGTTACTCGCAGTATGGGCTGGGCATTGCCAGAGTATTGTTGGTTCAAGTTCAAGGATGGGCTGGACCGTCTGCTTGCACAAGATGTTTTGGTCTGAAATACTCCACTAATTATTCACCCTGATAATAATATTAAGTCACTTAGGAAATAATCATTCTTCCAGCAAGTAAGCAATACCTTATGTGCACATATTATTACTATATTTGGCTTCAGATACCCAGTTCTTTCGCAATTTTCTGTTCCTCTTTCCCATTTAGTATTAGATAACACAAATATTGGGCGGCACATACTTTTGTACCATATTCTAAATACGGGGGTAGCTTTTGTTCTCAGCTTTTTAATCTTATTTTTATTGCCTAAAGTTCAGCACGGACTGTTTGCTGTCATGAGCTCAGACTTGCTCGTTTTCTCCTAGACCTTGGTGTACGGCTTATAATGCAGAAGTGCTGCTTGGTTTTGCAACCTCAAGCTTGACATTATGTGGGGTGAACGCTCTCGCTTTGGACGGCGGTCATTTCTGACGAATCTCGGAGAGAAGTGGTGGTGGGTTCCTCTGAAGCGAAAGTGCACGTTTACATTGACGAGGTCAGGTGAAATAGTTATGTGTACTTAGTAGATGGTAGATAGGTCACTTGCTTTTTCCAGTAGCTTCTTTTTTGGTGCTTTGTCAAAACCTGGACCAGAAGTAAAACCTGGAGTTCTCTGCTCTCCAGTGTAATGGTAACTCACTTCGGCATGTTGCAGGAAAATGAACTATAAATATGAAGTTTTCACCAGAGTAACATAGCACCAGATTAGATTCTATTCTGGCCTTGGTGCAGCGTGTTAGCCCTCAAGACTGACAGTTGATTGCTCTGGTAGGAGCAGGATCTACTGGAAAATCCTGCTCTGTAAAAGGTGTGTCGTGTGAGCTGTCTTCAATTAgacattattgttatttttaatgcGTCCCATTCCAGCAGAACACGCTCGGTAGAACAAACACGGCACTGTGAGGATCTCGGCGGTCTTATTTTCGTAGGCGCTGAGTTGGATGTAGGTTAAGCTTCTATCTGTTATTACGCAATGCCTTTTCACCTTAGAAGTATAACAAGGATCATTGTTATTGCTGTATTAAGTCTCTGTGAATGATGTTCTGTGAAGGCCCCATTATATGATGAGATGGGTGATATTTGTCTGTTTGTAGTTCGATTATATTTAATATGATCCGTGGCCTCTCATTATTCCCTTAAGTAGAGCAGCCTGTAATCAAAGGTGTGCAGGCTGAGACTCTGGCCCCATGAGTTGCtcaggggtgggcggggggatcTGTCTCCTGAGGGTATACAATATTGTATTGcttccagccccctcccccagcctttCAGATTAACCTCTGTAAATCTCAAGGGGGAGAGAGACAAAGCAAGGAAAAGTCAAGACTAAAATGATTAGAATGGAGACAATGGGGCACGATGACATGTGAGGGTCAGACTTGGGTTCCTCTAGGTGGACCGAAAAGGGGGGTAATTATGGCACCGGTGAAGCACCTAATTCTTCGTGCGTTCTACGCACGCACACTCAACAAAGtgaacagccccagtgacagcgGATCTCGCCGTCACAGGGAACCGTCCACGCGCAACAGACTGCTCACATAACAGAGTCCCCC from Brienomyrus brachyistius isolate T26 chromosome 17, BBRACH_0.4, whole genome shotgun sequence harbors:
- the ptgir gene encoding prostacyclin receptor; the protein is MLENKTCENITEINPEGTPVVSTLMFVGGVVGNLLALGILCWHQHKHRAKTSVFWILVTGLAVTDLLGTCFLSPLVFACYKQQTSLLGLTGNPGLCHFFGFVMTFFILASMLILCAMAVERCLAISHPYFYSKRVHRSFAKVVLPLIYLFTFAFCSLPFLGYGQYKQFCPGTWCFIKMEAGTNGEDEGYVLAFSLSYASLMALLIVVVFVCNGSVIMSLCRMHRNQMSRRGSVVSTGRKKKMTDWYREGEEEVDHLVLLASMTVIFVICSLPLTISGFISAVSPGGNDQQNLTAFRFSAFNPIVDPWVFIICRKAVFRQLRSLLRCRVPRGALKSTAHNTLNSPAQVRPLQPSGMLPLQAFPSVPM